GAGCGACGGATCGGCGACAACCACCACCACGTGGTCTGCACCGGTTGCGGTGCGGTCGCCGACGTGGACTGCGTCGTCGGTCACGCGCCCTGCCTGCATCCGTCCGATGCAGCAGGGTTCGCGATCGACACGGCCGAGGTCACGTTCTGGGGCCTGTGCCCGTCCTGCCAGAAGCGGGCTGCGCCCGCTGAGCAATCCTGAACGCCCCGCACCAGCGGTCGTTCACAAACAATGGGAGAAGTATGTCCGACGACTACACCACCACCCAGACCGGGACCCCGGTCGCCAGCGACGCCCACTCGCTCACCGCGGGCCGGGACGGCGCGACCGCGCTGCACGACCGGTACCTCGTGGAGAAGCTCGCCCAGTTCAACCGCGAGCGGATCCCGGAGCGCATCGTGCACGCGAAGGGCGGTGGAGCGTTCGGTGAGTTCGTCGTGACGGGGGACGTGACGGCGTACACCAAGGCGGCCGTCTTCCAGCCGGGGGCCACGACGCGCACCCTCCAGCGCTTCTCCTCGGTGGCCGGCGAGCAGGGCTCCCCCGACACCTGGCGCGACGTCCGCGGGTTCTCGGTGAAGTTCTACACGACCGAGGGCAACTACGACATCGTCGGCAACAACACCCCGGTGTTCTTCATCCGCGACGGCATCAAGTTCCCCGACTTCATCCACTCGCAGAAGCGCCTCCCGGGATCCGGCCTGCGCGACGCCGACATGCAGTGGGACTTCTGGACGCTGTCGCCGGAGTCGGCGCACCAGGTGACGTACCTCATGGGTGACCGCGGCCTCCCCCGCTCGTGGCGGACCATGCCGGGCTACGGTTCGCACACCTACCAGTGGATCAACGCGGCGGGCGAGCGGTTCTGGGTGAAGTACCACTTCCACTCGCTGCAGGGCAACGAGGAGATCGGCGGCGTCGAGGCGGAGCAGCTGGCCGGCGCGGACGCCGACTACTACCGCCGCGACCTCTACGAGGCGATCGAGCGCGGCGACCTCCCCTCCTGGCGCGTGTCCGTCCAGGTCATGCCGTACGAGGACGCGAAGACCTACCGCTTCAACCCGTTCGACCTGACCAAGGTGTGGCCGCACACCGACTACCCGCTGATCGAGGTGGGCATCCACACGCTCAACGAGAACCCGCAGAACTTCTTCGCGGAGATCGAGCAGGCGGCCTTCTCGCCCGCGAACACCGTTCCCGGGATCGACATCAGCCCCGACAAGATGCTGATGGCCCGCGTCTTCTCGTACCCGGACGCCCAGCGCTACCGCGTCGGCACCAACTACAACGAGCTGCCGGTCAACCGGCCGATCGCTCCTGTGCACAACTACTCGCAGGACGGCGCCGCCCGTCACGGCTTCAAGCCGGCCGACGCCCCGGTCTACGCCCCCAACTCGTTCGGCGGGCCGGTCGCCCAGCCGGAGCGGGCAGGCGAGGGCTCGTGGGAGTCCGACGGCGCCTTGGTGCGCGCGGCCGCGGCGCTCCACTCCGAGGACGACGACTTCGGTCAGGCCGGGACGCTCTACCGCGAGGTGTTCGACGACGCCGCGCGCGAGCGCTTCCTCGACACAATCGCGGGGGCCGTCGGCGGCGTGAAGCGCGAGAGCATCCGCGAGCGCGCCATCCAGTACTGGACGAACGTGGATGCGTCGCTCGGCCGCGCGCTGCGCGACCGTCTCGAGTCGGGCATCCACACGCCGGACGAGTCCGCCGAGTACGTGGGCGTCGCCGAGTAGGCCTCTCCCGCACGCTGCACGAAAGGGAGGAGTCGGCGGTCTCAACGGCCGCCGGCTCCTCCCTTTCCGCCTTTTCGCCGGCATGTCCCGGCGACACTCCTCCCTTTTCGGGGCGCCCCCGGGCGTCGGGAAAGGGAGGAGTTTCTGCTGTCAGACCCCGAAATCGCGGGCAACGGAGGAAGTTTGGGGCCGGAAGGGAGGGAATAGCTCCGTTTCCGGCACCGGGACCGTACCTAGAGTGTCGCCTCGATCGTGCGGTCGTAGACCGTCGTTCCGCCGACGCGCACGCGGCCGTCGTCGAGCAGCTCGGTGGCCAGCTCCGACCCCTCCCCCTGGGAGATGCTCAGGTCGCGACCGAGGCGGGCGGTCAGCGCGATGGCCGCAGCTCCCGTCGCCTCGTCCTCGATGATGCCCATCTCGGGTGCGAACATACGCGAGCGGATGGTTCCGGCCGCCTCGTCGATCCACGCGTACGCGTAGTGCTGTCCGGACGGGAACGCGAAGGGGTCGAGGGCGTCCACGTCCGCGGGCGACGCGAGCAGGTGCCACTCGAACTCGGGCGTCCATTCGGGACGCGCGGTGATCCACGCGGTGTCGTCGTCGACCGTGACCTCGACGTCGCCGGCGCGCTCGATGAGCACGTCGACGGGGGTGTGCTGATCCGACAGCCACCACGCGGTTCCGACGCTGGGGTGCCCGGCGAACGGGAGCTCCTTCGCCGGCGTGAAGATGCGGAGGGCCGCATCCCGTGTGCTCTCGTCCACGCCGTCGAGGAAGACGGTCTCGCTGAAGCCCAGGGCGGAGGCGATCTCCTGTTCGCGCGAGGCGGTCGCCTCGGAGCTCCGCACGATGCCGAGCTCGTTGCCGTTGCGTCCGCTCTCGTTGGTGAATACCCGTACTACGACTACCTCGATTGTCTCGTCCATGGCCCCAGCCTGGCAGAAGCCATACCGCGCGTTAACCACTGGGGTGCATAATCGCGGCATGACGACCGACGACCGCCAGACCCCCGATGAAGAGGACCTCGCCGTCGAGCACGCCGCCGAGCGGCTCGCCGACCGCTACCCCGAGGTTCCGCGCGAGCGCATCGACGAACTCGTCGAGAAGCACTACGAGGAGTTCGACGGCGCCCCCGTCCGCGACTTCGTGCCGGTGCTGATCGAGCACGACGTCAAGCAGGAGCTGAACGCGGAAGAGCGCGCCGACTGACATCCAGCGGCGCGCTCCTCGGCGGTTCTCTCGGCGGTTCCCCGATCAGGCGGGGATGAGCGTGTACTTGGTGCTCAGGTACTCGTTGATGCCCTCGAGACCGCCCTCGCGGCCCAGACCGGACTGCTTGACCCCGCCGAACGGCGCAGCCGCGTTGGAGACGAGTCCGGTGTTGAGCCCCATCATGCCCGTGTCGATCCGGTCGATCATCCGCTGACCGCGGGCGAGGTCGCGGGTGAACACGTAGCCGACGAGCCCGTACTCGGTGGAGTTCGCCGCGGCGACCGCCTCGTCCTCGGTGGAGAAGGTGCTGATCGCGAGGATCGGCCCGAAGATCTCCTCGCGGAGCAGCTCGCTGCCGGGCTGCACATCCACGATCACGGTCGGCTCGAAGAAGAACCCGTCGCCCTCGGGAGCGTTGCCGCCCGTGAGCACCCGTGCTCCGCGCGTCACCGCGTCCTCGACCAGCGCGGACATGGAGGCGACCGCCCGGTCGTCGATCAGCGGGCCGATGGTGATCCCGTCGTCTGTTCCGCGACCGATCCGGAGCGCCTCCACCTTCGCGGTGACGCGGCGCGCGAACTCCTCGGCCACCGACTCGTGGACGATGAAGCGGTTCGCGGCGGTGCAGGCCTGGCCGATGTTGCGGAACTTCGCGAGCATCGCACCCTCGACCGCCTTGTCCAGGTCGGCGTCCTCGAACACGACGAACGGCGCGTTGCCGCCGAGCTCCATCGAGGTGCGGAGGACGTTCTGACCGGCCTGCGCGAGCAGCGAGCG
This region of Leifsonia sp. fls2-241-R2A-40a genomic DNA includes:
- a CDS encoding catalase, whose translation is MSDDYTTTQTGTPVASDAHSLTAGRDGATALHDRYLVEKLAQFNRERIPERIVHAKGGGAFGEFVVTGDVTAYTKAAVFQPGATTRTLQRFSSVAGEQGSPDTWRDVRGFSVKFYTTEGNYDIVGNNTPVFFIRDGIKFPDFIHSQKRLPGSGLRDADMQWDFWTLSPESAHQVTYLMGDRGLPRSWRTMPGYGSHTYQWINAAGERFWVKYHFHSLQGNEEIGGVEAEQLAGADADYYRRDLYEAIERGDLPSWRVSVQVMPYEDAKTYRFNPFDLTKVWPHTDYPLIEVGIHTLNENPQNFFAEIEQAAFSPANTVPGIDISPDKMLMARVFSYPDAQRYRVGTNYNELPVNRPIAPVHNYSQDGAARHGFKPADAPVYAPNSFGGPVAQPERAGEGSWESDGALVRAAAALHSEDDDFGQAGTLYREVFDDAARERFLDTIAGAVGGVKRESIRERAIQYWTNVDASLGRALRDRLESGIHTPDESAEYVGVAE
- a CDS encoding PhzF family phenazine biosynthesis protein, with translation MDETIEVVVVRVFTNESGRNGNELGIVRSSEATASREQEIASALGFSETVFLDGVDESTRDAALRIFTPAKELPFAGHPSVGTAWWLSDQHTPVDVLIERAGDVEVTVDDDTAWITARPEWTPEFEWHLLASPADVDALDPFAFPSGQHYAYAWIDEAAGTIRSRMFAPEMGIIEDEATGAAAIALTARLGRDLSISQGEGSELATELLDDGRVRVGGTTVYDRTIEATL
- a CDS encoding three-helix bundle dimerization domain-containing protein — translated: MTTDDRQTPDEEDLAVEHAAERLADRYPEVPRERIDELVEKHYEEFDGAPVRDFVPVLIEHDVKQELNAEERAD